The following coding sequences are from one Leguminivora glycinivorella isolate SPB_JAAS2020 chromosome 7, LegGlyc_1.1, whole genome shotgun sequence window:
- the LOC125228061 gene encoding uncharacterized protein LOC125228061 yields the protein MHLALVNNFFSKTSRGISDGIRNTSCNGGWLQIFTHIVCGVFTVTSFIFILMVAFNTSKPRPNYGSRCQLSGCRVICHGAPFYEEYEDDIVLAVMAAEMNCRDVFLTLTEPRFTNESLPRNWLNRLRPVLVEIGIIGGNLHHISHDAFSAAFTRNLKLLLLEKITISSWSRYALLGFANLETIFIKKCNIVDMRENFLSAVSLSLSTLTVIDSGYWNPENLTGSSQFSMFSLLTWVDLSSNDFGGNLGKASFTRLKYCKSLHLASNRISYIEPGAFDNLNPHEEKLFMNSSLLAKQMNQNE from the exons ATGCATTTAGCGTtggtaaataattttttttcaaaaaccagCAGAGGAATCTCAGACGGTATAAG aaacacCTCGTGCAACGGCGGATGGCTCCAAATCTTCACCCACATAGTATGCGGAGTGTTCACAGTAACCAGTTTCATCTTCATCCTAATGGTGGCCTTCAACACAAGCAAACCTAGACCGAACTATGGGTCCCGGTGTCAGCTCTCCGGTTGTCGTGTTATCTGCCACGGGGCACCGTTTTATGAGGAATATGAGGATGACATTGTGTTGGCTGTTATG GCTGCAGAAATGAATTGCCGCGACGTATTTCTCACTTTAACGGAACCCCGTTTTACTAACGAATCCCTGCCTCGTAATTGGTTAAACAGATTACGGCCGGTGTTGGTCGAAATCGGTATCATAGGTGGAAACCTTCACCATATCTCACATGATGCCTTCTCTGCTGCCTTCACCAGAAATTTGAAACTACTCTTGTTAGAAAAAATAACCATATCATCGTGGAGTCGATACGCATTGCTAGGATTCGCAAATTTAGAAACCATTTTCATAAAGAAATGTAACATTGTTGACATGCGAGAAAATTTCCTGTCTGCAGTAAGTCTATCTTTATCAACATTAACTGTAATAGATAGCGGCTATTGGAACCCAGAAAATCTTACAGGATCATCACAATTTTCCATGTTTTCTTTGCTAACCTGGGTCGATTTATCAAGCAACGACTTTGGGGGAAACCTAGGAAAAGCCAGCTTTACTAGACTGAAGTACTGCAAGTCATTACATCTCGCTTCCAATAGAATTTCTTATATAGAACCAGGAGCTTTCGATAATCTg AATCCGCACGAGGAAAAACTTTTCATGAATTCGTCGCTGCTTGCAAAGCAAATGAACCAAAACGAATAG